In the genome of Ignavibacteriota bacterium, one region contains:
- a CDS encoding glycerophosphodiester phosphodiesterase, with protein sequence MNFSFNQKDFVSITAHRGASGYAPENTMSAFTTAIIMGSNYIELDAQETSDGEIIILHDNTLERTTGINKNIWEVSYSEIKNLDAGYWFNEKFKNEPIPKLSDVINNVNGKIKLNIELKTNGHEKKLAEKVVKIVETMKFTSDCILTSFDFSQIRRVKELNPNIKVGYILKSLPENIDVFKSDIEILSVHYNLVNNEFMEKAIKNNKEVHVWTVNDEDEMKRIIDLGVNNIITNYPDKLKEILGQIKN encoded by the coding sequence ATGAATTTTAGTTTTAATCAAAAAGACTTTGTTTCAATTACTGCACATAGAGGTGCATCCGGTTATGCTCCGGAGAATACTATGTCCGCCTTTACGACTGCTATTATTATGGGTTCAAATTATATTGAACTGGATGCACAAGAAACTTCTGACGGAGAAATAATAATTCTTCATGATAATACATTAGAACGAACAACTGGTATTAATAAGAATATTTGGGAAGTTAGTTATTCAGAAATAAAAAATTTAGACGCTGGATATTGGTTTAATGAAAAATTTAAAAATGAACCTATTCCGAAATTATCAGATGTAATAAATAATGTAAATGGGAAAATTAAATTAAATATTGAATTGAAAACAAATGGGCATGAAAAAAAACTTGCTGAAAAAGTAGTTAAAATAGTTGAAACAATGAAATTTACTTCAGATTGTATATTAACTTCATTCGATTTTTCTCAAATCCGTAGAGTAAAGGAATTAAATCCAAATATAAAAGTAGGATATATTTTAAAATCATTACCGGAAAATATTGATGTATTTAAATCCGATATTGAAATTTTAAGTGTTCACTATAACCTTGTTAACAATGAGTTTATGGAAAAAGCAATTAAGAATAACAAAGAAGTGCATGTATGGACGGTAAATGATGAGGATGAAATGAAAAGAATAATTGATTTGGGAGTAAATAATATTATTACCAATTATCCAGATAAATTAAAAGAAATTCTTGGTCAAATTAAAAATTGA
- a CDS encoding aquaporin family protein, whose translation MIPFLAEIIGTALLITLGDGVVANVVLKKTKGNGSGWIVITFGWAMAVFVSVYCVGSFSGAHLNPAVTIGLAITGKFAWNTVPIYILGQMIGSFIGATIVWLQYKQYFQETEDKDSKLAVFCTQPAIRSYANNLLSEIIGTFIFILGVLLITAPEVGIGSLNALPVALLVFAIGLSLGGTTGYAINPARDLGPRIMHSILPVANKGDSDWKYAWIPVIGPIVGSILSSLIYLLII comes from the coding sequence ATGATTCCGTTTCTAGCTGAAATTATTGGTACTGCACTTCTAATAACATTAGGAGATGGAGTAGTTGCAAATGTTGTATTAAAAAAAACAAAAGGAAATGGCTCCGGTTGGATTGTAATCACATTTGGATGGGCAATGGCTGTTTTTGTTTCTGTGTATTGTGTTGGATCATTTAGCGGAGCTCACTTAAATCCAGCCGTAACAATTGGTTTGGCTATAACAGGAAAGTTTGCATGGAATACTGTTCCAATATATATTTTAGGACAAATGATTGGATCATTTATTGGGGCAACTATTGTTTGGCTTCAATATAAACAATACTTTCAAGAAACAGAAGATAAAGATTCAAAATTAGCGGTTTTTTGTACACAACCCGCTATAAGATCATACGCCAATAACCTACTTTCCGAAATTATCGGAACTTTTATATTTATTCTTGGAGTTTTACTAATTACTGCGCCTGAGGTTGGAATTGGATCTTTGAATGCATTGCCCGTTGCATTACTGGTTTTTGCAATTGGTCTCTCTCTTGGTGGAACAACAGGCTATGCAATTAACCCGGCAAGAGATTTGGGTCCAAGAATTATGCATTCAATTCTGCCCGTAGCAAATAAAGGAGACAGCGATTGGAAATATGCATGGATCCCTGTTATTGGTCCAATAGTAGGTTCAATTTTATCTTCACTTATTTATCTATTAATAATATAA
- a CDS encoding T9SS type A sorting domain-containing protein — protein MKRNRLRFYSIIIFLSLIVISTTWGQERIIEENEGFVNQIILGDTLADGSQAHNVYIFKRGAKYFVNGQISNVGFIITLKAESGTGTLPIIRNWPDANGELGRILDANDDAYVYNLYLDGMGPDLTTTEPDPLYTMNGQLLRAGAAGKVLVVDGCVLNNVGQTIIRSNSGARKVQVTNSIIANAGQLSRDNLGNGRIIDFRNGITDTVIFRNCTMVNSYDRLIRHYGAAANSNTAYVNYLELDHNTIVHNTGAYGFIYLGDISGSVKITNNLFYNPMTLGVDPADQQRFAEISSISEVGPDGNPVNPLIIEQPNDLYNPTYLMSNNIIAYDQTVKEYMTANNVTPAPALAPRLASKVTGSTPFTDAEVTLTNIPNVMIEVMNWYRPLAVAQLAGGMITTTEVDMDRRNAEYWLNELDASYTTSNPAFIGTDGKPIGADWGSKVNQEQVVWNEKVIEENEGFVNQIILGDTLSDGSQAHNAYIFKRGATYFVNGQISNIGFEIKLAAESGTGTLPIIRNWPDANGELGRILDANDDAYVYNLYLDGMGPDLTTTEPDPLYTMNGQLLRAGAAGKVLVVDGCVLNNVGQTIIRSNSGARKVQVTNSIIANAGQLSRDNLGNGRIIDFRNGITDTVIFRNCTMVNSYDRLIRHYGAAANSNTAYVNYLELDHNTIVHNTGAYGFIYLGDISGSVKITNNLFYNPMTLGVDPADQQRFAEISSISEVGPDGNPVNPLIIEQPNDLYNPTYLMSNNIIAYDQTVKEYMTANNVTPAPALAPRLASKVTGSTPFTDAEVTLTNIPNVMIEVMNWYRPLAVAQLAGGMITTTEVDMDRRNAEYWLNELDASYTTSNPAFIGTDSKPIGAEWGSVITSIESNINEIPVSYMLNNNYPNPFNPTTTISFGLPEKSIVSLSVFNILGQKVFELKEQNLSSGIHSYNFDASQLTSGIYIYTINATGIDGQNFVSSKKMTLLK, from the coding sequence ATGAAAAGAAACAGATTACGTTTTTATTCAATTATAATTTTCCTGTCTCTCATAGTAATATCAACAACATGGGGACAAGAGAGAATTATAGAAGAAAATGAAGGATTTGTAAATCAAATAATTTTGGGAGATACACTTGCAGACGGTTCTCAAGCACATAACGTATATATTTTTAAAAGAGGGGCAAAATACTTTGTAAATGGTCAAATTAGTAATGTGGGATTTATAATTACGTTAAAAGCAGAATCAGGAACAGGAACATTGCCAATAATAAGAAATTGGCCGGATGCAAATGGTGAATTAGGAAGAATATTGGATGCAAATGATGATGCATATGTCTATAATTTGTATTTAGATGGTATGGGTCCCGACTTAACAACAACAGAACCGGATCCTTTATACACAATGAACGGACAGTTGTTAAGAGCAGGCGCGGCAGGAAAAGTTTTAGTAGTAGATGGCTGTGTACTAAATAATGTAGGACAAACAATAATACGCTCAAATAGCGGAGCAAGAAAAGTACAAGTAACAAACTCAATAATAGCAAATGCGGGACAATTATCACGGGATAATTTAGGAAATGGAAGAATAATAGATTTTCGTAATGGCATAACAGATACAGTAATATTCAGAAATTGTACAATGGTAAATAGTTATGACAGGTTAATAAGACACTATGGAGCTGCCGCAAATTCAAATACAGCCTATGTAAATTATTTGGAATTAGATCATAACACGATAGTTCATAATACAGGAGCTTATGGATTTATCTATTTAGGCGATATAAGCGGAAGTGTAAAGATCACAAATAATTTATTTTATAACCCAATGACATTAGGAGTAGATCCAGCCGACCAGCAAAGGTTTGCAGAAATATCCTCAATAAGTGAAGTTGGTCCAGATGGAAATCCGGTAAATCCATTGATAATAGAACAGCCGAATGATTTATATAATCCAACATATTTGATGAGTAATAACATAATAGCATACGATCAAACAGTAAAAGAATATATGACGGCAAATAATGTTACACCGGCTCCGGCATTAGCTCCTAGGTTAGCGTCAAAAGTAACTGGCAGCACACCGTTTACTGATGCAGAAGTAACCTTGACCAATATACCAAATGTGATGATAGAAGTAATGAATTGGTATCGACCATTGGCAGTAGCCCAATTAGCCGGAGGAATGATAACGACAACTGAAGTGGATATGGATAGAAGAAACGCAGAATATTGGTTAAATGAATTGGACGCATCATACACAACAAGCAATCCGGCATTTATCGGTACAGATGGCAAGCCAATTGGCGCAGATTGGGGAAGTAAAGTAAACCAAGAACAAGTAGTTTGGAATGAGAAAGTTATAGAAGAAAATGAAGGATTTGTAAATCAAATAATTTTGGGAGATACACTTTCAGACGGTTCTCAAGCACATAACGCATATATTTTTAAAAGAGGCGCAACTTATTTTGTAAATGGACAAATTAGCAATATTGGTTTTGAGATAAAATTAGCAGCAGAATCAGGAACGGGAACATTGCCAATAATAAGAAATTGGCCGGATGCAAATGGTGAATTAGGAAGAATATTGGATGCAAATGATGATGCATATGTCTATAATTTGTATTTAGATGGTATGGGTCCCGACTTAACAACAACAGAACCGGATCCTTTATACACAATGAACGGACAGTTGTTAAGAGCAGGCGCGGCAGGAAAAGTTTTAGTAGTAGATGGCTGTGTACTAAATAATGTAGGACAAACAATAATACGCTCAAATAGCGGAGCAAGAAAAGTACAGGTAACAAACTCAATAATAGCAAATGCGGGACAATTATCACGGGATAATTTAGGAAATGGAAGAATAATAGATTTTCGTAATGGCATAACAGATACAGTAATATTCAGAAATTGTACAATGGTAAATAGTTATGACAGGTTAATAAGACACTATGGAGCTGCCGCAAATTCAAATACAGCCTATGTAAATTATTTGGAATTAGATCATAACACGATAGTTCATAATACAGGAGCTTATGGATTTATCTATTTAGGCGATATAAGCGGAAGTGTAAAGATCACAAATAATTTATTTTATAACCCAATGACATTAGGAGTAGATCCAGCCGACCAGCAAAGGTTTGCAGAAATATCCTCAATAAGTGAAGTTGGTCCAGATGGAAATCCGGTAAATCCATTGATAATAGAACAGCCGAATGATTTATATAATCCAACATATTTGATGAGTAATAACATAATAGCATACGATCAAACAGTAAAAGAATATATGACGGCAAATAATGTTACACCGGCTCCGGCATTAGCTCCTAGGTTAGCGTCAAAAGTAACTGGCAGCACACCGTTTACTGATGCAGAAGTAACCTTGACCAATATACCAAATGTGATGATAGAAGTAATGAATTGGTATCGACCATTGGCAGTAGCCCAATTAGCCGGAGGAATGATAACGACAACTGAAGTGGATATGGATAGAAGAAACGCAGAATATTGGTTAAATGAATTGGACGCATCATACACAACAAGCAATCCGGCATTTATCGGTACAGATAGCAAGCCAATTGGCGCAGAATGGGGAAGCGTTATTACAAGTATTGAAAGCAATATAAATGAAATTCCTGTTTCATATATGTTGAATAATAATTATCCTAATCCATTCAATCCAACAACAACAATTAGTTTTGGCTTACCGGAAAAATCAATTGTTAGCTTAAGCGTTTTTAATATATTAGGACAAAAAGTTTTTGAATTAAAAGAGCAGAATTTATCTTCAGGAATTCATTCTTATAATTTTGATGCATCTCAACTTACTAGCGGTATTTATATTTATACAATCAATGCAACTGGTATTGATGGCCAAAATTTTGTTTCTTCTAAAAAGATGACATTATTGAAATAA
- a CDS encoding glycerol-3-phosphate dehydrogenase/oxidase — MNREQFLERVENKNELWDLIVIGGGATGLGTALESASRGYKTLLLEQHDFSKCTSSRSTKLIHGGVRYLQQGNITLVLEALHERGLLLQNAPHLVHSQDFIVPNYDWWNYPLYGIGLKTYDLLAGKLSLGASKLLTKEEVINHIQNIKTNGLRSGIIYQDGQFDDSRLAINLAQTIVEQNGIVLNYFEVVSLIKKNGIVNGVIAVDKESEKEYSIKAKVVINATGIFTDNILKLDNPNTKNIITHSQGIHLIFNKEFFPGKTAIMIPHTEDGRVLFAVPWHNKIIVGTTDTKIKNAVLEPIALEKEIDFILEHLQKYISKYPNRKDIKSVFAGIRPLVKSSNKKATSSISRDHNIFISDSKLVTITGGKWTTYRKMGEDTIDQAVLVGNLEQRQSITKNLKIHGYLNNADITDPLSVYGSDMKEIKNLSENNIGLSGKISEIFSITKAEIIWHIKNEMARNVEDILARRTRTLFLDAEESIKMAPKIAKIISSELNKSLEWEKNQILSYCKLASNYLVN, encoded by the coding sequence ATGAATCGAGAGCAATTCTTGGAAAGGGTTGAAAATAAAAATGAGCTTTGGGATTTAATTGTAATTGGCGGAGGAGCAACAGGACTAGGAACAGCGTTAGAATCGGCATCTCGCGGATATAAAACTTTACTTTTAGAGCAGCATGATTTTTCTAAATGCACATCCAGCAGAAGTACAAAATTAATACATGGCGGGGTAAGGTATTTACAGCAAGGTAACATAACCCTTGTTCTTGAAGCTTTACATGAAAGAGGACTGCTACTGCAAAACGCGCCTCATCTTGTACATAGTCAAGATTTTATTGTGCCTAATTATGATTGGTGGAACTATCCGTTATATGGAATTGGGTTAAAAACATATGATCTTTTGGCGGGTAAATTAAGTTTAGGAGCTTCTAAATTATTAACAAAAGAAGAAGTAATTAACCATATTCAAAATATTAAAACTAATGGTTTGCGCAGTGGAATAATTTATCAAGATGGACAATTTGATGATTCTAGATTAGCAATAAATTTAGCTCAAACAATAGTTGAGCAGAATGGAATTGTACTAAATTATTTTGAAGTCGTTTCTTTAATAAAAAAAAATGGAATTGTAAACGGAGTAATTGCGGTAGACAAAGAATCTGAAAAAGAATACTCTATAAAAGCTAAAGTTGTAATAAATGCTACAGGAATTTTTACAGATAACATATTAAAATTAGATAATCCAAATACAAAGAATATAATAACGCATAGTCAAGGTATACATTTAATTTTTAATAAAGAATTTTTTCCTGGAAAAACTGCAATAATGATTCCTCATACTGAAGATGGTCGAGTTTTATTTGCTGTTCCTTGGCACAATAAAATAATTGTTGGAACAACGGATACAAAAATTAAAAATGCAGTTTTAGAACCAATAGCGTTAGAAAAGGAAATTGATTTTATTCTTGAACATTTGCAGAAATATATTTCAAAATATCCAAATCGAAAGGATATAAAAAGTGTTTTTGCGGGAATTAGACCACTTGTAAAATCATCAAATAAAAAAGCTACATCTTCAATTTCAAGAGACCATAATATATTTATTTCCGACTCAAAATTAGTAACAATTACCGGCGGAAAATGGACTACTTATAGAAAGATGGGTGAAGATACAATTGATCAAGCTGTTTTGGTAGGAAATCTTGAGCAAAGACAATCAATAACAAAAAATCTGAAAATTCACGGCTACTTGAATAACGCGGATATTACTGATCCATTAAGTGTTTATGGCTCAGATATGAAAGAGATTAAAAATCTTTCAGAAAATAATATAGGTCTTTCTGGAAAAATATCAGAAATATTTTCAATTACGAAAGCGGAAATTATTTGGCATATAAAAAATGAAATGGCAAGAAATGTTGAAGATATTTTGGCAAGAAGAACTAGAACACTTTTTCTTGATGCAGAAGAAAGTATAAAAATGGCGCCTAAAATAGCTAAAATAATTTCATCGGAACTTAACAAATCATTAGAGTGGGAAAAAAATCAAATTTTAAGCTATTGTAAATTAGCGAGTAATTATTTAGTCAATTAA
- a CDS encoding TonB-dependent receptor, with amino-acid sequence MKLNYHRCKLNFTTGLLTVIILLNSSNFHFLYSQSNSGRLQGKIVDASANQPLPGANVFLEGTAIGSSSNLDGEYRIPSISPGKYLVVVSYIGYVKQSIPIEILANKTISLDIKLQSALFELGEVVTITGQLEGQAQAINQQVTSDQIVNVVSEQKIKELPDANAAESVGRLPGVAVQRDGGEASKLMIRGLDPKFANITVNGIQIPATGAERRDVDLSLISQSTLSGIELYKALTPDQDADAIAGVVNLVTGKAKPQQKITIDLFGIYSGLTESAKQYKASAQYSNRFFENLLGLQAGLNTEKRDRSRELHTDGWTVPANEDYKINSLTVQFDDETRKRYGGNLNLDINTGDDGNIKFINFYSYTSRDRFTSNRNYTVDGTVTYIGQAADYNISTLNNSLVGENHLSSLKINWAFAHAYSEAKTPFDHTMRFYESKSTTSGMQNIDDTHVLKLPGKNLIGYAFNAFDKATLDRGFFHTESNNERNYDAKIDLEYPFEISNSFAGIIKAGYKFREKTRNRNYNEKESIYYLRGIYDYYRDDNGNIVEKDWTNSYWPNHPKALLTDYLAGPPYDTRSIDGGYLLNPLIDEERIRSWYEFNKYGINETGKSNEYYNQLVSVRNIYSVTENVQGSYSMIKLNAGQILTLIGGIRYEIENNDYTGKFAPRILGEFEGQAGNVKDTTSNFKKEYWLPNAHLKISPLDWLDLRFAVSKSISRPDYLMRMPSLYINNQTQEITSGNPYLKPAISWNYDANISFYVTQYGLLTLSGFSKNINNIFYWLNDIKLLTDNDAIEQGLPLSEYGPFRQYSLDKPVNTDNTKVWGFEVDLQSHLSFLPGLLQNIVVSANYSIIMSETIYPRFKLVQPTGFPPKPPIATYFYTKRELNGQTDYTANLTVGYDYKDFSARVSGYFQGPYLAYISNLENQDQYQKAFSRWDLAIKQVITENITVFGNVNNFTNTIEGGYLSFKNLDIGGYLYGISADLGIQLNL; translated from the coding sequence ATGAAATTGAATTACCATCGTTGCAAATTAAATTTCACCACAGGACTTTTAACAGTGATTATCCTGCTTAATAGTTCAAATTTTCATTTCCTATATTCGCAGTCAAATTCAGGGCGCCTGCAAGGAAAGATTGTTGATGCCTCCGCAAATCAACCATTGCCTGGCGCCAATGTTTTTTTAGAAGGGACTGCAATTGGAAGTTCTTCAAATTTGGACGGAGAATATAGAATTCCCAGTATATCTCCGGGGAAATATTTGGTTGTAGTCTCATATATTGGTTATGTAAAACAATCAATTCCAATAGAAATTCTGGCAAATAAAACCATTAGTTTAGATATCAAACTGCAATCAGCCCTTTTTGAATTGGGAGAAGTTGTAACCATTACCGGTCAGCTTGAAGGACAAGCTCAAGCAATTAATCAACAAGTTACATCAGATCAAATTGTAAACGTGGTTTCCGAACAAAAAATTAAGGAATTACCAGATGCCAATGCCGCTGAGTCTGTTGGAAGGTTGCCCGGGGTCGCAGTTCAACGTGATGGAGGAGAAGCATCAAAGCTAATGATTCGCGGTTTGGATCCAAAGTTTGCAAATATTACCGTAAACGGAATTCAAATTCCTGCCACAGGAGCGGAAAGAAGAGATGTTGATCTAAGTTTAATATCTCAAAGTACTTTGTCTGGAATTGAATTATACAAAGCATTGACGCCAGATCAAGATGCAGATGCAATTGCGGGAGTTGTAAACCTTGTAACCGGTAAAGCCAAACCTCAGCAAAAAATTACAATTGATCTTTTTGGAATTTATAGCGGTTTAACTGAATCCGCAAAACAATATAAAGCTTCTGCACAATATAGCAACAGATTCTTTGAAAATTTACTTGGTTTGCAAGCTGGGTTAAATACTGAAAAAAGAGATAGAAGCAGGGAATTACATACAGATGGTTGGACGGTTCCTGCAAATGAGGATTATAAGATTAACAGTCTTACCGTACAATTTGATGATGAAACCAGAAAAAGATACGGCGGAAATTTAAATTTGGATATTAACACAGGCGATGATGGCAATATTAAGTTTATTAATTTCTATAGTTATACTTCGCGAGATAGATTTACAAGTAATAGAAATTATACAGTTGACGGAACGGTAACATATATTGGACAAGCTGCGGATTATAATATATCGACTTTGAATAATTCTCTTGTTGGGGAAAATCATTTAAGTTCACTTAAAATAAACTGGGCTTTTGCACATGCCTATTCTGAAGCCAAAACACCATTTGACCATACAATGAGATTTTATGAAAGTAAGTCAACAACTTCTGGAATGCAGAATATTGACGACACACATGTTCTTAAACTTCCGGGAAAAAATTTAATTGGTTATGCATTTAATGCATTTGATAAAGCAACATTGGATCGTGGTTTTTTTCATACAGAATCTAATAATGAAAGAAATTATGACGCTAAAATTGATTTAGAATATCCATTTGAAATTAGCAATAGTTTTGCGGGAATTATTAAAGCCGGTTACAAATTTAGAGAAAAAACAAGGAATCGAAATTACAACGAAAAAGAAAGTATATACTATTTAAGAGGTATTTATGATTATTACAGAGATGATAATGGAAATATTGTAGAAAAAGATTGGACTAATTCATACTGGCCAAACCATCCCAAAGCTTTATTAACCGATTATTTAGCTGGTCCTCCTTATGATACGCGTTCAATAGACGGAGGCTATTTGTTAAATCCATTAATTGATGAAGAAAGAATTAGAAGCTGGTACGAATTTAATAAATATGGCATAAATGAAACCGGAAAAAGTAATGAATATTATAATCAATTAGTAAGTGTGAGAAATATCTATTCGGTTACCGAAAATGTTCAGGGCAGTTATTCAATGATTAAATTGAATGCAGGTCAAATATTAACTTTAATCGGCGGAATTAGATATGAAATTGAAAACAATGACTATACAGGAAAATTTGCCCCTAGAATATTAGGCGAATTTGAAGGACAAGCGGGAAATGTAAAAGATACGACATCTAATTTTAAAAAAGAATATTGGTTGCCAAATGCTCATTTAAAGATCTCCCCTTTAGATTGGTTAGATTTAAGATTTGCTGTCAGTAAATCAATTTCAAGACCGGATTATTTAATGAGAATGCCTTCACTTTATATAAACAATCAAACACAAGAAATTACGAGTGGAAATCCGTATTTAAAACCTGCCATATCATGGAACTATGATGCCAATATTTCTTTTTATGTAACTCAATATGGACTACTAACATTATCAGGGTTCAGCAAAAATATAAATAATATTTTTTATTGGCTGAACGACATTAAATTGCTTACTGACAATGATGCAATTGAACAAGGGTTGCCGCTATCCGAATATGGACCATTCAGACAATATTCACTTGATAAACCTGTTAATACTGATAATACTAAAGTTTGGGGTTTTGAAGTAGATTTGCAGTCGCATTTAAGCTTTTTGCCCGGTCTTCTTCAAAATATTGTTGTCAGTGCCAATTATTCTATAATAATGTCGGAAACAATTTACCCTAGATTTAAATTAGTTCAACCGACGGGTTTCCCACCAAAACCACCAATAGCAACATACTTTTATACTAAAAGAGAATTAAATGGACAAACAGATTATACAGCTAATTTAACTGTTGGTTATGATTACAAAGATTTTTCTGCCAGAGTCTCCGGATACTTTCAAGGGCCGTACCTTGCATATATAAGTAATTTGGAAAATCAAGATCAGTATCAAAAAGCTTTTTCTCGTTGGGATCTTGCAATCAAACAAGTAATTACAGAAAATATTACGGTTTTTGGTAACGTTAATAATTTTACAAACACTATTGAAGGTGGATACTTAAGTTTTAAAAATCTTGATATTGGAGGTTATTTATATGGTATTAGTGCGGATTTGGGTATTCAACTAAATCTTTAA
- a CDS encoding DUF1080 domain-containing protein — MKSKIVFCLILFISVFKISLAQNGWVPLFNGENLQGWKVVDGEANFEVVEGVIVGTSKFNSHNTFLVTENEFDNFVLEFDVLIDEELNSGVQIRSAKSPEINGGSVYGYQVEIDPSKRSWSGGIYDEGRRGWLYNLECNQNGKKAFQNGKWNKYKVEAMNENIRVWVNGIQTSDLIDDLSPKGIIALQVHSIDKEELNGRKVKFKNVRIKNIDLQKEIAHENNPIRQISYLSNKLTKREISEGWKLLWDGETTNGWRGAKMEHFPEKGWQIKNGILTVLDSGGYESRNGGDIVTVKKYKNFELEVDFKLTKGANSGIKYFVNTELNLAEGSAIGCEYQILDDEFHPDAKLGVNGNRTLASLYDLISPNALLYAPNENNAKRVNKYGWNRAKIVVNKNHVEHYLNGIKVVEYERNNQVWEALVDYSKYKDWPNFGDFEEGHLLLQDHGNEVYYRNIKIKELN; from the coding sequence GTGAAATCGAAAATAGTTTTTTGTTTAATATTATTTATAAGTGTTTTCAAAATCAGCTTAGCGCAAAATGGTTGGGTTCCTCTTTTTAATGGTGAGAATCTGCAAGGTTGGAAAGTTGTTGATGGTGAAGCTAATTTCGAAGTTGTTGAAGGCGTAATTGTAGGTACATCAAAATTCAATTCTCACAATACTTTTTTAGTTACCGAAAATGAGTTTGATAATTTTGTATTGGAGTTTGATGTTTTAATTGATGAAGAATTAAATTCCGGAGTTCAGATTAGAAGTGCAAAATCTCCTGAAATAAATGGCGGCAGCGTTTATGGATATCAAGTCGAAATAGATCCATCAAAAAGGAGTTGGTCCGGAGGAATTTACGATGAAGGAAGAAGGGGCTGGCTTTATAATTTAGAATGCAATCAAAATGGTAAAAAAGCTTTTCAAAATGGTAAATGGAATAAATACAAAGTTGAAGCAATGAATGAAAACATTCGAGTTTGGGTTAACGGAATTCAAACTTCAGATTTAATTGATGATTTGAGTCCAAAAGGAATAATTGCTCTGCAAGTTCATAGTATAGATAAAGAAGAATTAAATGGCAGAAAAGTAAAATTTAAAAATGTTAGAATCAAAAACATAGATTTGCAAAAAGAAATTGCACATGAAAATAACCCAATTAGACAAATCAGTTATCTTTCAAATAAATTGACAAAAAGAGAAATTTCAGAAGGATGGAAATTACTTTGGGATGGGGAAACTACTAACGGATGGCGTGGAGCCAAAATGGAACATTTTCCCGAAAAAGGATGGCAAATAAAAAATGGAATTTTAACAGTTTTAGATAGTGGCGGATATGAATCTAGAAATGGCGGAGACATTGTTACCGTTAAAAAATATAAGAATTTTGAATTGGAAGTTGATTTCAAATTAACAAAAGGCGCGAATAGCGGAATTAAATATTTTGTAAATACAGAACTTAATTTAGCCGAAGGTTCCGCAATCGGCTGTGAATATCAAATATTAGATGATGAATTTCATCCGGATGCTAAATTAGGAGTAAATGGAAACAGAACACTTGCATCTTTATACGATTTGATTTCTCCCAATGCTTTACTTTATGCGCCGAATGAAAATAATGCTAAAAGAGTAAATAAGTATGGATGGAATAGAGCTAAAATTGTTGTTAATAAAAATCATGTTGAGCATTATCTCAATGGAATTAAAGTTGTTGAATATGAACGTAATAATCAAGTATGGGAAGCTTTAGTTGATTATAGTAAATACAAAGATTGGCCGAATTTTGGAGATTTTGAAGAAGGACATTTATTATTGCAAGATCATGGAAATGAAGTATATTATAGAAATATAAAAATTAAAGAATTAAACTAA